The following coding sequences are from one Salvia hispanica cultivar TCC Black 2014 chromosome 3, UniMelb_Shisp_WGS_1.0, whole genome shotgun sequence window:
- the LOC125214971 gene encoding chlorophyll a-b binding protein, chloroplastic yields MASACASSAIAAVAFSSPSSQKNGSIVGATKASFFGGRKLRVSKVTSPSGKRSVAVYAAADPDRPLWFPGSTPPEWLDGSLPGDFGFDPLGLASDPESLKWNTQAELVHCRWAMLGAAGIFIPEFLTKIGILNTPSWYTAGEQEYFTDTTTLFVVELILIGWAEGRRWADILKPGSVNTDPIFPNNKLTGTDVGYPGGLWFDPLGWGTGSPAKLKELRTKEIKNGRLAMLAVMGAWFQHIYTGTGPIDNLFAHLADPGHATIFASFSPK; encoded by the exons ATGGCCTCTGCTTGTGCTTCATCAGCCATTGCTGCTGTTGCCTTCTCCTCCCCAAG CTCACAGAAAAATGGATCAATTGTGGGAGCAACAAAGGCCTCTTTCTTTGGAGGAAGGAAGTTGAGAGTGAGCAAGGTTACTTCGCCTTCCGGGAAGCGATCCGTGGCCGTCTACGCGGCAGCTGATCCCGACAGACCGTTGTGGTTCCCCGGGAGCACCCCTCCCGAGTGGCTCGACGGCAGCCTTCCCGGAGACTTCGGCTTCGATCCTCTCGGCCTAG cgTCCGACCCGGAGAGTTTGAAGTGGAACACGCAGGCGGAGCTCGTCCACTGCCGATGGGCCATGCTCGGCGCGGCCGGCATTTTCATCCCCGAGTTCCTCACCAAGATCGGCATCCTCAACACCCCGTCGTGGTACACGGCCGGTGAGCAGGAGTACTTCACCGACACGACCACGCTCTTCGTCGTGGAGCTGATTCTCATCGGCTGGGCCGAGGGGAGGAGATGGGCCGACATCCTCAAGCCTGGCTCTGTCAACACTGACCCCATTTTCCCCAACAACAAGCTTACGGGAACCGACGTTGGCTACCCCGGTGGGCTGTGGTTCGACCCTCTCGGGTGGGGCACCGGGTCGCCAGCGAAGCTCAAGGAGCTGAGGACGAAGGAAATCAAGAACGGACGGCTGGCAATGCTGGCGGTCATGGGAGCATGGTTCCAACATATCTACACCGGAACAGGGCCCATCGACAACCTCTTCGCTCACCTTGCGGATCCCGGCCACGCCACCATATTTGCT TCTTTCAGCCCTAAGTAA